Below is a window of Parcubacteria group bacterium DNA.
AAACAGTATAGACACTGTATCATCAATCATTTTTCTTGTCAAATGTTTTGACTTTTTCCGCAAAAATCACGACTGAGCAGAACACAATTACTCCAAAATACCGTCCAAATTCACATCGTACAGGATCGCATCCTGCACCAAACGATAGTTAATAACCTCATCCTCCGTGAACCATAGAGCAATCTCTCTCTCAGCCTCAGAAGGACTCTCCGAGCAATGCACTAAATTACGGACAGCTCTCCCATCAAGTCCCGCCAACGCGTATGAATCGATCGTAAAATCTGCACGGATCGTCCCGATATCGGCAGTCAACGGCTCAGTACCACCCACAAGTTTTGCCACGACACCCGTTGCCCCATTTCCCTCAACGATCATCGCCAAAACCGGTCCTGATGTCATAAAGCTGATCAGATGTCGCAAAATGTCTTTTCCATATTCGATAGCCGGCTTTTCTACAGCAATGCCTCGCTCTTCCATTTCACGAACGATATTGCCACCCTTTTTCTCAAACCACACATCGTCTTTATTATAATGCTTCCACAATGTTTCCTCGTCCAACACCACAAATTTCATCGCAACAAATTTGAGTCCTGTTCTTTCAATTCTCTTAATGATCTCTCCCATCAAAGATCTCTGAATTGCGTCCGGTTTGAGAATTACCAGTGATCGTTCTTTTAT
It encodes the following:
- a CDS encoding nucleoside-diphosphate kinase, which translates into the protein MANPAIKERSLVILKPDAIQRSLMGEIIKRIERTGLKFVAMKFVVLDEETLWKHYNKDDVWFEKKGGNIVREMEERGIAVEKPAIEYGKDILRHLISFMTSGPVLAMIVEGNGATGVVAKLVGGTEPLTADIGTIRADFTIDSYALAGLDGRAVRNLVHCSESPSEAEREIALWFTEDEVINYRLVQDAILYDVNLDGILE